A genomic stretch from Limnobacter thiooxidans includes:
- the nirB gene encoding nitrite reductase large subunit NirB, which produces MLMSVKKQKLVVVGNGMAGIRVLEELIKLAPELYDITVFGAEPHPNYNRIMLSPVLAGEQKFEDIVLNDWDWYTSNNVTLHVGREVTEIDRVKRLVKCADGTTAEYDRLLLATGSNSFILPVPGSTLPGVIGYRDIADTEAMLDAAKHYKKAVVIGGGLLGLEAANGLALQGMDVSVVHLPTWLMERQLDPTAAGLLQKSLESKGLKFLLAKNTKALHAGADGRVSTIEFTDGEIHKADLVVMAVGIRPNDKLAASSGLHCNRGVVVSDTLQTITDPKIYSVGECASHRGVAYGLVAPLFEQAKVCANHLAQFGIGRYEGSVTSTKLKVTGVDLFSAGNFMGGEGCEELLLSDPIGGVYKKLIIKEDKLVGACLYGDTADGSWYFKLMREGKAVGEIRDKLMFGQNNIGDTGHEGQSQASKMADTDEVCGCNGVCKGTIVQAIKTKGLFTIEEVRKHTKASASCGSCTGLCEQILMSTAGADYSATPKTKPMCGCTDHGHQAVRDMIFKHHLLTKEEVFSTMNWRTPNGCASCRPAVNYYLISSWPGEAVDDPQSRFINERAHANIQKDKTYSVVPRMWGGETTAAELRRIADVVDKFNIPTVKVTGGQRIDLLGVKKEDLQAVWKDLDMPCGHAYAKGLRTVKTCVGSEWCRFGTQDSTQMGKDLEHALFKMYAPHKVKLAVSGCPRNCAESGIKDVGVIGVDSGWEIYVGGNGGIKTEVAQFLCRVKTSDEVLAVSGAFLQLYRKEAWYLERTVHYLERVGLDHVKARVIDDVANRDALWAELQAALAIEEDPWHKPEQAQVDLRQFIPITLAEVV; this is translated from the coding sequence ATGCTGATGTCCGTCAAAAAACAGAAACTGGTGGTGGTAGGCAACGGCATGGCCGGCATACGGGTGCTTGAAGAGCTGATCAAGCTCGCGCCTGAACTGTACGACATCACGGTGTTTGGCGCAGAACCACATCCCAATTACAACCGCATCATGCTGTCGCCCGTGCTGGCTGGAGAGCAGAAATTCGAAGACATCGTTCTGAATGACTGGGATTGGTACACCAGCAACAACGTGACCCTGCACGTGGGTCGCGAGGTCACCGAGATTGATCGAGTAAAGCGCCTTGTGAAGTGTGCCGACGGCACCACGGCTGAATACGACAGGTTATTGCTGGCCACAGGCTCCAATTCATTCATCTTGCCAGTACCTGGTTCAACATTGCCGGGCGTGATTGGCTACCGTGACATTGCAGACACCGAAGCCATGCTGGATGCAGCCAAGCATTACAAAAAAGCAGTGGTGATTGGCGGTGGCCTGTTGGGCCTGGAAGCGGCCAACGGCCTGGCCTTGCAAGGCATGGACGTGTCAGTGGTGCACCTGCCCACCTGGCTGATGGAGCGCCAGCTTGACCCCACCGCAGCAGGCCTGTTGCAGAAAAGCCTTGAAAGCAAGGGGCTGAAGTTTCTGCTGGCCAAAAACACCAAGGCCCTGCATGCAGGCGCCGATGGACGGGTTTCAACAATTGAATTCACGGATGGCGAAATTCACAAGGCTGACCTGGTGGTGATGGCCGTGGGTATTCGCCCGAACGACAAGCTGGCGGCCAGCAGTGGCCTGCACTGCAACCGCGGCGTGGTCGTCAGCGACACGCTGCAAACCATCACTGATCCAAAAATTTATTCGGTAGGCGAATGTGCCAGCCACCGTGGCGTGGCTTACGGTTTGGTAGCACCTTTGTTTGAACAGGCCAAGGTGTGTGCCAACCACCTGGCGCAGTTCGGCATTGGCCGTTACGAAGGCTCTGTCACCTCCACCAAACTGAAAGTGACCGGCGTGGATTTGTTCTCCGCAGGCAACTTCATGGGTGGTGAAGGCTGTGAAGAGCTGCTGCTTTCCGATCCCATAGGTGGCGTGTACAAAAAACTGATCATCAAGGAAGACAAATTGGTGGGTGCCTGCCTGTACGGCGACACCGCGGACGGTTCCTGGTACTTCAAGCTGATGCGTGAAGGCAAGGCCGTGGGCGAAATTCGCGACAAGTTGATGTTTGGCCAGAACAACATTGGCGACACAGGTCATGAAGGCCAAAGCCAGGCTAGCAAAATGGCTGACACAGACGAGGTGTGCGGTTGCAACGGCGTGTGCAAGGGCACCATTGTGCAGGCCATCAAGACCAAGGGTTTGTTCACCATTGAAGAAGTACGCAAGCACACCAAAGCCAGCGCAAGCTGTGGTTCTTGTACAGGCCTGTGTGAACAGATCTTGATGAGCACGGCAGGTGCAGATTATTCCGCCACGCCCAAAACCAAGCCCATGTGCGGTTGCACTGACCATGGTCACCAGGCAGTGCGCGACATGATTTTCAAGCACCACCTGTTGACCAAGGAAGAAGTATTTTCCACCATGAACTGGCGTACCCCCAACGGTTGCGCAAGCTGCCGCCCGGCGGTGAATTATTACCTGATCAGTTCCTGGCCCGGCGAGGCGGTGGACGACCCGCAAAGCCGTTTTATCAATGAACGCGCGCACGCCAATATTCAGAAAGACAAAACCTATTCTGTTGTGCCCCGCATGTGGGGCGGGGAAACCACGGCAGCCGAGTTACGCCGCATTGCGGACGTGGTCGACAAGTTCAACATTCCCACAGTGAAGGTGACGGGTGGCCAGCGCATTGATTTGCTGGGTGTGAAAAAGGAAGATTTGCAGGCCGTGTGGAAAGACCTCGACATGCCCTGCGGCCACGCCTATGCCAAGGGCCTGCGCACCGTGAAAACCTGCGTGGGCAGCGAATGGTGCCGCTTTGGTACGCAAGACAGCACGCAGATGGGCAAGGACCTTGAGCACGCCTTGTTCAAGATGTACGCACCGCACAAGGTCAAACTGGCCGTGTCAGGCTGCCCGCGCAACTGTGCAGAAAGTGGCATCAAGGACGTGGGTGTGATCGGTGTGGATTCCGGCTGGGAAATTTATGTCGGCGGCAACGGCGGCATCAAGACCGAAGTGGCGCAGTTTTTGTGCCGTGTAAAAACATCCGATGAAGTGCTGGCTGTCAGCGGTGCATTTTTGCAGCTGTACCGCAAGGAAGCCTGGTACCTGGAGCGCACGGTGCATTACCTGGAGCGCGTGGGTCTTGATCATGTGAAGGCACGGGTGATTGACGATGTGGCCAACCGCGATGCCCTGTGGGCCGAGCTGCAAGCCGCCCTGGCCATTGAAGAAGACCCGTGGCACAAGCCTGAACAAGCGCAGGTTGATTTGCGCCAGTTCATTCCTATCACACTGGCGGAGGTGGTCTAA
- a CDS encoding FAD-linked oxidase C-terminal domain-containing protein: MNAPTEEFALNAAQRAEVIAGLNQILPAHAVLHEVEDTKPYECDGLSLFRQLPMVVALPETEAQVIDILKLANRLNVPVVARGAGTGLSGGAQPHKNGILLGMAKFNKILKVDVQSRSAVVQPGVRNLAISEAVAQHQLYYAPDPSSQIACTIGGNVAENSGGVHCLKYGLTVHNVLKVRAITIEGEIVEFGSEAPDAPGLELLNLVIGSEGMLAVVTEVTVKLVPKPALAQVIMASFDDVANAGNAVAAVIAAGIIPAGLEMMDKRATQMVEPFVKAGYDTEAEAILLLESDGTIEEVAEEIAEMTRVLNGCGATAIKVSQSEAERLKFWAGRKNAFPAAGRVSPDYYCMDGTIPRRSLAHVLNAITEMEKKYDLRCANVFHAGDGNLHPLILFDANKPEEITRAEDFGAEILELCVEVGGTVTGEHGVGIEKINQMCVQFSRAELDAFFAVKKAFDEPGLLNPGKAIPTLHRCAEYGRMHVHGGQVPFADLPRF, translated from the coding sequence ATGAATGCGCCCACCGAAGAATTTGCATTGAATGCCGCCCAAAGGGCTGAGGTTATTGCTGGTTTGAACCAGATTCTGCCAGCCCATGCCGTACTGCATGAAGTGGAAGACACCAAGCCTTATGAATGCGATGGCCTGAGCCTGTTTCGACAACTGCCCATGGTGGTGGCCTTGCCGGAAACTGAAGCCCAGGTTATTGACATCCTTAAACTGGCAAATCGCCTGAATGTGCCGGTGGTGGCGCGTGGTGCAGGAACAGGGCTTTCCGGCGGCGCGCAGCCTCACAAAAACGGCATTTTGCTGGGAATGGCCAAATTCAATAAAATTCTGAAGGTGGATGTACAGTCCCGATCCGCCGTGGTTCAACCTGGCGTGCGCAACCTGGCCATTTCAGAAGCCGTGGCGCAACACCAGTTGTATTACGCACCCGACCCTTCCAGCCAGATTGCCTGCACCATTGGCGGCAACGTAGCAGAAAACAGCGGCGGCGTGCACTGCCTGAAATACGGCCTGACCGTACACAACGTGCTGAAGGTGCGAGCCATTACCATTGAAGGTGAAATTGTAGAATTTGGCTCGGAAGCGCCCGACGCACCCGGCCTTGAACTGCTGAACCTGGTGATTGGCTCCGAAGGCATGTTGGCCGTGGTCACCGAAGTAACGGTGAAACTGGTACCCAAGCCCGCACTGGCCCAAGTGATCATGGCCAGTTTTGACGATGTGGCCAACGCTGGCAATGCCGTGGCAGCCGTGATTGCAGCAGGTATCATTCCAGCGGGTCTGGAGATGATGGACAAGCGCGCCACACAAATGGTGGAGCCCTTTGTCAAGGCCGGTTACGACACCGAGGCAGAAGCGATTTTGCTGCTGGAAAGCGATGGCACCATTGAAGAGGTGGCCGAAGAAATTGCCGAGATGACCCGCGTGCTGAACGGCTGCGGTGCCACCGCCATCAAGGTGTCGCAAAGCGAAGCCGAGCGCCTGAAATTCTGGGCCGGCCGAAAGAATGCCTTCCCGGCTGCAGGCCGTGTGTCACCCGACTATTACTGCATGGACGGCACCATTCCCCGCCGCAGCTTGGCCCATGTGTTGAATGCCATCACCGAGATGGAAAAGAAATACGACTTGCGCTGTGCCAATGTGTTTCACGCCGGCGACGGCAATTTGCACCCGCTGATCCTGTTTGATGCCAACAAGCCTGAAGAAATCACACGTGCCGAAGACTTTGGCGCGGAAATTCTGGAACTGTGCGTCGAAGTGGGCGGCACGGTGACCGGCGAACACGGCGTGGGCATCGAGAAAATCAACCAGATGTGTGTGCAGTTTTCCCGCGCTGAACTGGATGCATTTTTCGCTGTGAAAAAAGCTTTTGATGAACCGGGCCTGCTCAACCCAGGCAAGGCCATTCCCACCCTGCATCGCTGTGCCGAATACGGCCGCATGCATGTGCACGGTGGCCAAGTGCCTTTTGCCGACCTGCCCCGCTTTTAA
- the xerD gene encoding site-specific tyrosine recombinase XerD, protein MTSNADLIDEFSTNLWLEEGLAQATLQAYRSDLEQLAEWLEKKVGESLLNANSEQLKNHVHDLVELKPSSLNRKISSTKRFYLWLNTSHKREDNPAQQLHSAKQGLRIPKVLSEQQMLDLLAAPDVSNAAGQRDKAMLEFMYASGLRVSELVNMPLRAIDLNAGAVKVLGKGNKERLVPMGEPARLAIQLYLQQARGELLKGRTSDFLFVTHFGTPMTRQGFWKNIKRLALVAGIHSPISPHVLRHAFATHLVNHGADLRVVQLLLGHADIGTTQIYTHVAKEHLQKLLNSGHPMAK, encoded by the coding sequence ATGACCAGCAATGCCGATCTGATCGATGAATTCTCTACCAACCTTTGGCTGGAAGAAGGCCTGGCGCAGGCCACACTGCAAGCCTACCGCAGCGACCTTGAACAATTGGCGGAATGGCTGGAAAAGAAAGTGGGTGAAAGCCTGCTGAACGCCAACAGCGAACAACTGAAAAACCACGTGCACGACTTGGTTGAACTCAAGCCCAGCAGCCTGAACCGGAAAATCAGCAGCACCAAACGCTTTTACCTGTGGCTGAACACCAGCCACAAACGTGAAGACAACCCGGCGCAGCAACTTCACAGCGCCAAGCAAGGCCTGCGAATACCCAAGGTGTTGAGCGAACAACAAATGCTGGACCTGCTGGCCGCCCCCGATGTCAGCAACGCGGCCGGCCAGCGCGACAAAGCCATGCTGGAATTCATGTACGCCAGCGGCCTGCGGGTCAGCGAACTGGTGAACATGCCACTGCGCGCCATCGACCTGAACGCGGGTGCCGTGAAAGTGCTGGGCAAAGGCAACAAGGAACGGCTGGTACCCATGGGCGAACCCGCCAGGCTGGCCATTCAGCTTTATTTGCAGCAGGCCCGTGGTGAACTGCTGAAGGGAAGAACCAGCGACTTTTTGTTTGTCACCCACTTTGGCACACCGATGACCCGGCAGGGCTTCTGGAAAAACATCAAACGGCTTGCACTGGTGGCTGGCATTCACAGCCCCATCAGCCCGCATGTGTTGCGCCATGCCTTTGCCACCCACCTGGTCAACCACGGCGCTGATTTGCGGGTCGTTCAGCTTCTACTGGGCCATGCGGACATTGGCACCACGCAAATTTACACCCATGTGGCCAAAGAACACTTGCAAAAGCTGCTGAACAGCGGCCACCCCATGGCAAAATAA
- the glcE gene encoding glycolate oxidase subunit GlcE, with the protein MSDFLDDLCKRVELAARNNTPLRPAGGSTKNFYGGPLQGEEVDMRQWAGIVEYEPTELVITVKPGTPLAEVEAALAAQKQELAFEPPRLGGAGHAAGGTIGGAIVSGLAGPARLSRGGVKDYVLGCTLLDGKGQLLHFGGVVMKNVAGYDVSRVIPGSMGTLGIVTELSIKVMPVAPAEATLQFEMDVNKAISQSNEWLSKPLPISATFYDNGKLTVRLRGASAAVQAALKNMGGQELPTEQAQTFWVSVRDQQHEFFNVEGDLWRMAVPPTTVDLALRGQSVHEWGSGLRWLRTDATFTGEQIRAVAKRVGGHATLYRTANEAARVQAFQQPDAVMLKLQRRLKEQFDPAGVFSINRLSPIL; encoded by the coding sequence ATGAGCGATTTTCTCGACGACCTGTGCAAGCGGGTAGAGCTTGCTGCACGCAACAACACGCCGCTTCGCCCAGCGGGTGGCAGCACCAAGAACTTTTACGGTGGCCCCCTGCAAGGCGAAGAAGTGGACATGCGCCAGTGGGCAGGCATTGTGGAATACGAACCCACTGAACTGGTCATTACCGTGAAGCCCGGCACCCCGCTGGCAGAAGTGGAAGCCGCACTGGCTGCGCAAAAGCAGGAACTGGCATTCGAGCCTCCGCGCTTGGGTGGTGCAGGCCACGCGGCAGGCGGAACCATTGGTGGTGCAATCGTTTCCGGCCTGGCAGGCCCCGCCCGCTTAAGCCGCGGCGGCGTGAAAGACTACGTACTGGGCTGCACCCTGCTGGATGGCAAAGGCCAACTGCTGCATTTTGGCGGCGTGGTCATGAAAAACGTGGCGGGCTACGACGTGTCACGGGTTATTCCCGGCAGCATGGGCACGCTTGGCATTGTCACCGAGCTTTCCATCAAAGTCATGCCAGTGGCCCCCGCCGAAGCCACGCTGCAATTTGAAATGGATGTGAACAAGGCCATTTCGCAAAGCAATGAATGGCTTTCCAAGCCCCTGCCCATTTCAGCCACCTTTTATGACAACGGAAAACTGACGGTGCGCCTGCGGGGCGCCAGCGCTGCCGTTCAAGCTGCGCTCAAGAACATGGGCGGGCAGGAATTGCCAACCGAACAGGCCCAGACTTTCTGGGTCAGCGTGCGCGACCAGCAGCACGAGTTTTTTAACGTCGAAGGCGACCTGTGGCGCATGGCTGTGCCCCCCACCACTGTGGATTTGGCTTTGCGTGGCCAAAGCGTGCACGAATGGGGCAGCGGTCTGCGGTGGTTGCGTACGGACGCCACATTCACCGGCGAACAGATTCGTGCGGTGGCCAAACGCGTGGGCGGCCACGCCACCCTGTACCGCACGGCCAATGAAGCAGCGCGCGTGCAGGCATTCCAGCAACCCGACGCGGTGATGTTGAAACTGCAACGCCGCCTGAAAGAACAATTTGACCCGGCTGGTGTGTTCAGCATCAACCGCCTGTCACCAATTTTGTAA
- the tsaD gene encoding tRNA (adenosine(37)-N6)-threonylcarbamoyltransferase complex transferase subunit TsaD, producing MTSPKIVLGFESSCDETGVALCTTDGRILGQALYSQIAMHKDYGGVVPELASRDHIRRLIPLMNETFAQAGIGLNDVDAIAVTTGPGLPGALMAGCAFSYSMAMGLNLPVIPVHHLEGHLLSPLLSANPPAFPFTALLVSGGHSQLMGVEGLGKYKLLGETLDDAAGEAFDKTAKMIGLPYPGGPALSKLAESGNPERFKLPRPMLHSGDFMFSFSGLKTAVLTTAMKLAGVSQPAEGMAIDDTDKADLAASFQAAIVETLVKKALAACLHMDHKRLVVAGGVGANRLLREQLVKAATKRGIDVYFPELNLCTDNGAMIAFAGAMQVREHPDLLANRNYSMNTRPRCELATS from the coding sequence GTGACCTCTCCAAAAATTGTGCTTGGCTTTGAAAGCTCTTGTGATGAAACAGGCGTGGCCCTGTGCACCACAGACGGCCGCATTCTGGGCCAGGCCCTTTATTCACAAATTGCCATGCACAAGGACTACGGCGGTGTAGTGCCTGAACTGGCGTCCCGAGACCACATTCGCCGCCTGATCCCGCTGATGAATGAGACCTTTGCACAAGCGGGCATTGGCCTGAATGATGTTGATGCAATCGCCGTGACCACCGGCCCTGGCTTGCCCGGTGCGCTCATGGCTGGCTGCGCCTTTTCTTACAGCATGGCCATGGGCCTGAACTTGCCGGTGATCCCGGTTCATCACCTGGAAGGACACTTGCTGTCGCCTCTGTTGTCAGCCAACCCGCCTGCTTTTCCATTCACTGCCTTGCTGGTCAGCGGCGGCCACAGCCAATTGATGGGTGTTGAAGGCTTGGGAAAGTACAAATTGCTGGGCGAAACACTGGACGATGCGGCTGGTGAGGCCTTTGACAAAACTGCCAAAATGATCGGCCTGCCCTACCCGGGTGGCCCAGCCCTATCGAAACTGGCGGAAAGCGGTAACCCCGAGCGATTCAAGCTGCCAAGGCCCATGCTGCACAGCGGTGACTTCATGTTCAGTTTCTCTGGGCTGAAAACCGCCGTGCTGACTACTGCCATGAAATTGGCTGGCGTTAGCCAGCCCGCAGAAGGCATGGCCATCGATGACACGGACAAAGCCGACCTGGCGGCCAGCTTTCAGGCTGCCATTGTAGAAACCCTGGTGAAAAAGGCACTGGCCGCTTGCCTGCACATGGACCACAAACGGTTGGTTGTGGCGGGCGGCGTCGGTGCAAACCGCTTGCTTCGTGAGCAATTGGTCAAGGCGGCGACCAAACGCGGTATCGACGTGTACTTTCCCGAACTGAACCTGTGTACCGACAACGGCGCCATGATTGCTTTTGCTGGCGCCATGCAGGTGCGTGAACACCCCGACCTGCTGGCGAACCGGAATTACAGCATGAACACCCGCCCGCGTTGCGAGCTGGCCACTTCCTGA
- the pdxH gene encoding pyridoxamine 5'-phosphate oxidase, which yields MSIADLRKDYTQATLDEADALANPFEFFKLWFDQALNADLPEPNAMTLATVNEQGRPSARIVLIKGLDDKGITFFTNYESRKGQELAQNPHAALLFHWTELERQVRIEGRVEKCTAEESDSYYLSRPAGSRLGAWASPQSQVIESRSVLENRVKQAQVEQQGDPQTRPPFWGGYRLVPDFFEFWQGRSSRLHDRLAYSKQGDHWNMVRLAP from the coding sequence ATGTCAATCGCCGATCTTCGCAAAGATTACACTCAGGCCACTTTGGACGAGGCCGACGCGCTCGCCAATCCATTCGAATTTTTCAAGCTGTGGTTTGACCAGGCTTTGAATGCGGACCTACCCGAGCCCAACGCCATGACACTGGCCACGGTGAATGAACAAGGCCGCCCTTCGGCACGCATTGTGCTGATCAAGGGGCTGGACGACAAAGGCATTACCTTTTTCACGAATTACGAAAGCCGCAAGGGTCAGGAACTGGCCCAGAACCCCCATGCCGCATTGTTGTTCCACTGGACTGAACTGGAGCGGCAGGTTCGAATTGAGGGCAGGGTCGAGAAATGTACTGCTGAAGAGTCCGATTCCTATTATTTGTCTCGCCCAGCCGGAAGCCGCCTGGGGGCATGGGCGTCGCCCCAAAGCCAGGTGATTGAATCGCGCAGCGTGCTTGAAAATCGTGTGAAGCAGGCGCAGGTTGAGCAGCAGGGTGACCCGCAAACACGTCCGCCATTTTGGGGTGGTTACCGCCTGGTGCCAGATTTTTTCGAGTTCTGGCAGGGGCGTTCTTCAAGGTTGCACGACCGCCTGGCTTACTCCAAACAAGGTGATCATTGGAACATGGTGCGTCTGGCACCTTAA
- the glcF gene encoding glycolate oxidase subunit GlcF, giving the protein MDTQLADWIKDTPDGKAADAILRKCVHCGFCTATCPTYQILGDELDSPRGRIYLIKQVLEGKQVTRKTQQHLDRCLTCRNCETTCPSGVKYGQLIDIGRKIVDERVERPMAEKLTRESLKMLMTNRPMFTAGMAMGKAVRGILPESIKKKVPAKRVTLPFANTQHTRKVILLKGCVQPAMMPSIDTATSVILDALGIQSMVIQESGCCGAVKFHLNDHAGGLAQMKTNIDAWYSLLVSGEAEALVMNASGCGVTVREYAHHFENDPVYAAKAALVSEKTLDIGEFITRQNAEGLARLGTQVKAAIEQQRIPGSIAFHPPCTLQHGQQIKGVIENVLTTLGFKLTPVADSHLCCGSAGTYSVLQPELSKELKKRKLANLMAGKPQAIASANIGCLGHLESDATVDVRHWVEWVAQAI; this is encoded by the coding sequence ATGGACACCCAACTCGCCGACTGGATCAAAGACACCCCCGATGGCAAAGCCGCCGACGCGATTTTGCGCAAGTGCGTGCACTGCGGTTTTTGCACGGCCACCTGCCCCACCTATCAAATTCTGGGCGATGAACTGGACAGCCCACGCGGCCGTATTTACCTGATCAAGCAAGTGCTGGAAGGCAAACAGGTGACGCGCAAAACCCAGCAACACCTGGACCGCTGCCTGACCTGCCGCAACTGCGAAACCACCTGCCCATCGGGTGTGAAATATGGCCAGTTGATCGACATTGGCCGCAAGATTGTGGACGAGCGCGTGGAGCGCCCCATGGCTGAAAAGCTGACTCGCGAAAGCCTGAAAATGCTGATGACCAATCGCCCCATGTTCACAGCAGGCATGGCCATGGGCAAGGCTGTTCGCGGCATATTGCCGGAAAGCATCAAGAAAAAGGTGCCCGCAAAGCGCGTCACCCTGCCCTTTGCAAACACCCAGCACACACGGAAGGTGATTTTGCTCAAGGGTTGTGTGCAGCCCGCGATGATGCCGTCCATTGACACTGCCACCTCCGTGATACTGGATGCATTGGGTATTCAAAGTATGGTGATTCAGGAATCGGGCTGCTGTGGTGCCGTGAAATTCCACTTGAACGACCACGCTGGCGGCCTGGCGCAAATGAAAACCAACATCGACGCATGGTATTCATTGCTGGTTTCAGGCGAAGCGGAAGCGCTAGTCATGAACGCATCGGGTTGTGGGGTCACGGTGCGCGAATACGCCCACCATTTTGAAAACGACCCGGTGTATGCAGCCAAAGCCGCATTGGTCAGCGAAAAAACTTTGGATATTGGTGAATTCATCACAAGGCAAAATGCCGAAGGGCTGGCCCGCCTGGGCACGCAGGTGAAAGCGGCGATTGAACAACAACGCATTCCAGGCAGCATTGCCTTTCACCCGCCCTGCACCTTGCAACACGGCCAACAAATCAAGGGCGTGATTGAGAATGTGCTGACCACGCTGGGTTTCAAACTGACCCCAGTGGCTGACTCACATTTGTGCTGTGGCTCCGCTGGCACGTATTCGGTGTTGCAACCGGAATTATCCAAAGAACTGAAAAAGCGCAAGCTGGCCAACTTGATGGCGGGAAAACCGCAAGCCATTGCTTCGGCCAACATTGGCTGCCTTGGGCACCTTGAAAGTGATGCCACAGTGGACGTTCGCCACTGGGTAGAATGGGTTGCACAAGCGATTTAA
- the nirD gene encoding nitrite reductase small subunit NirD, with translation MSASLLEEQKEIQMEWINICAVEDIPVLGSRIVRRPVGQDIAIFRNSEQQVFALLDECPHKKGPLSQGIVHGTTVTCPLHNWQIGLADGCAREPDEGCTAKFAVQVIDGRVHLKTSEVKSHGI, from the coding sequence ATGTCGGCTTCATTACTTGAGGAACAGAAGGAAATTCAGATGGAATGGATCAACATTTGCGCGGTGGAAGACATCCCCGTGCTGGGGTCTCGAATTGTGCGTCGCCCTGTTGGGCAAGACATCGCCATTTTCCGCAACAGCGAGCAACAGGTTTTTGCCCTGCTGGATGAATGCCCGCACAAGAAAGGCCCCTTGAGCCAGGGCATTGTTCATGGAACCACCGTGACCTGCCCCTTGCACAACTGGCAAATTGGTTTGGCCGATGGCTGCGCCCGTGAGCCCGATGAAGGTTGCACCGCCAAGTTTGCAGTGCAAGTGATTGATGGCCGCGTGCACCTGAAAACCAGCGAAGTGAAAAGCCACGGCATTTGA
- a CDS encoding M48 family metalloprotease, translating into MSGFSRSILAGLCALCAFLGLSGFTSSTWAATRSDVDDAIVQLGRAVPSMKIQVELTKTWSRAYITDRIDGALLTMDPDFLNRLTADGVLFVIAHEYAHVYLEHQKKLGIKAMELAGMPTPDMAFDAIESKPATMEKLHAMNRQFELDADEAATKWLAQLGLSACTEDVLRSIDGADMMMPVVPSHPGYYSRKQVICRK; encoded by the coding sequence ATGTCAGGTTTTAGTCGCAGTATTCTGGCAGGTCTTTGTGCCTTGTGTGCTTTTCTGGGGCTCTCTGGTTTTACATCTTCTACATGGGCTGCCACCCGCAGCGACGTGGACGACGCCATTGTGCAATTAGGCCGGGCTGTCCCGTCCATGAAAATTCAGGTTGAGTTGACCAAAACCTGGAGCAGGGCCTACATCACCGATCGGATTGATGGTGCTTTGCTGACCATGGATCCAGATTTCCTGAACAGATTGACCGCTGACGGTGTGCTGTTCGTGATTGCGCACGAATACGCCCACGTGTACCTGGAACATCAAAAAAAACTGGGAATCAAGGCCATGGAACTCGCCGGTATGCCGACACCTGACATGGCTTTTGATGCGATTGAAAGCAAACCCGCCACCATGGAAAAGTTGCACGCAATGAACAGGCAGTTTGAGCTGGATGCCGACGAAGCTGCCACCAAGTGGCTGGCCCAGTTGGGCCTGTCGGCCTGCACCGAGGACGTGCTGCGCAGCATCGACGGTGCAGACATGATGATGCCTGTTGTTCCCTCACACCCCGGTTATTACAGCAGAAAACAGGTTATTTGCAGGAAGTAA